GAGAACTGATGAAGCAGCTCGAAAAAGCAGGCTTCAGAAATCGTGGTGGTAAAGGTAGACACCGCAACTTCATCCACCCTAAAGGTATTGCGGTGACTATATCCGGCAATCCTGGTTCAGATGCAAAAAAATACCAGGAAAGTGAGGTGAAACGCAAGATAATGGAGTCTCAAAAATGAAAGAACGAGACCAGTACATTAAAATTGTTGAGTGGTCAGAAGAAGATCAATGCTATGTTGGTTCAATTCCTGGATGGATTGG
This genomic interval from Pseudomonadota bacterium contains the following:
- a CDS encoding type II toxin-antitoxin system HicA family toxin; the encoded protein is MPLKIRELMKQLEKAGFRNRGGKGRHRNFIHPKGIAVTISGNPGSDAKKYQESEVKRKIMESQK